A DNA window from Cetobacterium ceti contains the following coding sequences:
- a CDS encoding NADH-quinone oxidoreductase subunit NuoE family protein: protein MRENFYEELDIFIENLSDKKNDYKILSYVVEELGYIPEEVKRYICKKLDIFPFTLEGTINFYPKLKNSNKKLIKICKGRVCGKKSTEILNYLEKYLNDKDEYVLEIVGCLGRCNKGPNIWIEGDIYSYNTFEDIKKILEDIRRK, encoded by the coding sequence ATGAGAGAAAATTTTTATGAAGAGTTAGATATATTTATAGAGAATTTAAGTGATAAAAAAAATGATTATAAAATTTTATCATATGTAGTAGAAGAATTAGGATATATTCCAGAGGAAGTTAAAAGATATATTTGTAAAAAACTAGATATATTTCCATTTACACTTGAAGGAACAATTAATTTTTATCCTAAACTTAAAAACTCAAATAAAAAATTAATAAAAATTTGCAAGGGAAGAGTTTGTGGAAAAAAGTCTACTGAGATATTAAATTATTTAGAAAAATATCTTAATGATAAGGATGAATATGTTTTAGAAATTGTAGGATGTTTAGGAAGATGTAATAAAGGTCCAAATATATGGATTGAAGGAGATATCTATTCCTATAATACCTTTGAGGATATAAAGAAAATACTAGAAGATATCAGGAGGAAATAA